A portion of the Vreelandella subglaciescola genome contains these proteins:
- a CDS encoding Na+/H+ antiporter subunit C, with amino-acid sequence MEALYAITTGILTACGLYLTLRGRTFPVVVGLTLLSYAVNLFLFSMGGLTTHGAVIINGAKDYADPLPQALVLTAIVIGFAMTAFVVILAMRARSEMGNDHVDGKKDDNE; translated from the coding sequence ATGGAAGCACTGTACGCAATAACCACCGGCATTCTGACCGCCTGCGGCCTTTACTTGACCCTTCGCGGGCGCACTTTTCCCGTCGTGGTGGGGCTGACGCTACTGTCCTATGCGGTCAACCTGTTCCTGTTTTCCATGGGCGGGCTGACCACCCACGGCGCCGTGATTATCAACGGGGCTAAAGACTACGCCGACCCGCTGCCTCAGGCGCTGGTGCTTACCGCCATCGTGATCGGCTTTGCGATGACCGCGTTTGTGGTGATTTTGGCCATGCGTGCGCGAAGCGAAATGGGTAACGATCACGTGGACGGTAAAAAGGATGATAACGAATGA
- a CDS encoding monovalent cation/H+ antiporter subunit D, producing MTQHLIVLPIVLPLVAGILLLYKRLGRLSQIKRLISVVATVLLLLVSIALVKQAASGEVTYYALGSWQPPFGIVLVLDRLSALMVMVTSFLAVGAVVYSCAGDDEKGSNFHGLFQWQLMGINGAFLTGDLFNLFVFFEVLLLASYALLLHGGGKLRIQASVHYVVLNIAGSSLFLIAAGVLYGATGTLNMADMANRIANLPAEREGLVTAGALMLLVVFGLKAAMLPLYFWLPRTYGYAPAPVAALFAIMTKVGIYAILRVYMLMFSDQAGSLAALEQPWVWWLALATLAIAGMGVLAARDLRLLVAYLILISVGTLLAGIGMRTPAAISALLYYLIHTTLVTGGLFLLAAMIGTQRGKAGTRLVKGRPMAEGGGLALLFFVGAVAVAGLPPLSGALGKALLLNAAEGNARLWLWPLLLLAGLASLVALSRAGSTIFWASHRGSHCGEALPRAQWFGVTWLVVAAPVLLVVFAGPVSEYTQATAEQLANPEAIIQTLLPATGDAP from the coding sequence ATGACACAGCATCTCATTGTCCTGCCGATTGTACTTCCCCTGGTGGCCGGAATTCTGCTGCTTTACAAGCGCCTCGGGCGGCTTAGCCAGATCAAGCGCCTGATCAGCGTTGTCGCCACCGTTCTGCTGTTGCTGGTGTCCATTGCGCTGGTGAAACAGGCGGCGAGCGGTGAGGTTACCTACTACGCGCTGGGCAGCTGGCAGCCGCCGTTTGGCATTGTGCTGGTACTTGACCGATTATCGGCGCTGATGGTGATGGTTACCTCGTTTCTGGCCGTTGGTGCGGTGGTTTATTCATGCGCCGGCGACGACGAAAAAGGCAGCAATTTTCACGGCCTGTTTCAATGGCAGCTGATGGGCATCAACGGCGCCTTTTTAACCGGTGACCTGTTCAACCTGTTCGTCTTTTTTGAAGTGCTGCTGCTGGCCTCGTATGCACTGCTGCTGCATGGCGGCGGCAAATTGCGCATTCAGGCAAGCGTGCACTATGTCGTGCTCAACATTGCCGGCTCGTCGCTTTTCCTGATTGCCGCAGGCGTGCTGTACGGCGCCACCGGTACGCTCAACATGGCCGATATGGCCAACCGTATTGCCAACCTGCCGGCCGAGCGCGAAGGGCTGGTAACCGCGGGGGCGCTGATGCTGCTGGTAGTGTTCGGCCTGAAAGCCGCCATGCTACCGCTGTATTTCTGGCTGCCGCGTACCTACGGCTACGCCCCGGCGCCGGTAGCGGCACTGTTCGCCATTATGACCAAGGTCGGCATCTACGCCATTCTGCGGGTATATATGCTCATGTTCAGCGATCAGGCCGGCTCGCTTGCCGCTCTGGAACAGCCCTGGGTATGGTGGCTGGCACTTGCCACCCTGGCCATTGCTGGCATGGGCGTACTGGCCGCGCGGGATCTGCGCCTGTTGGTGGCTTACCTGATCCTGATTTCGGTGGGCACGCTACTCGCGGGCATCGGCATGCGCACGCCCGCGGCCATCTCGGCGTTGCTTTACTATTTGATTCACACCACGCTTGTGACCGGCGGGCTGTTCCTGCTTGCCGCCATGATTGGCACCCAACGCGGCAAGGCCGGCACCCGGCTGGTGAAAGGCCGCCCCATGGCCGAAGGCGGCGGTTTGGCGCTGTTGTTTTTTGTCGGCGCCGTGGCCGTTGCCGGCCTGCCACCGCTGTCCGGGGCGCTGGGCAAAGCGCTGTTGCTGAACGCAGCCGAAGGGAATGCGCGCCTGTGGCTATGGCCCCTGTTGCTGCTGGCCGGGTTGGCCTCACTGGTAGCGCTTTCGCGCGCGGGCTCAACGATATTCTGGGCCAGCCACCGCGGCTCGCACTGCGGCGAAGCCCTGCCGCGCGCGCAGTGGTTCGGCGTAACCTGGCTGGTGGTGGCCGCCCCGGTATTGCTGGTGGTGTTTGCCGGCCCGGTCAGCGAATACACCCAGGCCACCGCCGAGCAGCTGGCTAATCCTGAAGCAATCATCCAAACACTGCTGCCGGCCACAGGAGATGCTCCATGA
- a CDS encoding Na+/H+ antiporter subunit E — MIKPRRWLPTPVLSLLLLIVWLLLAHSIAPGQILLGGVLAVIIPLFTHRFWDAQLHIKKPWLLLRFFLRVIGDIIIANFEVAYLIINPCRKMRPHFIEYPLMLEERFTITLLASTITLTPGTVSANLRLDGKSLLIHALDVDDPEVLVAQIRERYEQPLKEIYEC, encoded by the coding sequence ATGATCAAGCCGCGCCGTTGGCTGCCCACGCCCGTTTTGTCCCTGCTGCTGCTGATCGTCTGGCTACTCCTCGCGCACAGTATCGCCCCGGGGCAAATCCTGCTGGGCGGCGTGCTTGCAGTGATAATACCGCTGTTTACCCATCGCTTCTGGGATGCCCAGTTGCATATCAAAAAACCCTGGCTATTGCTGCGCTTTTTTCTGCGGGTGATCGGCGACATCATTATCGCCAACTTTGAAGTCGCCTACCTGATCATCAATCCGTGCCGCAAAATGCGCCCGCATTTTATTGAATACCCGCTGATGCTTGAAGAGCGCTTCACCATTACGCTGCTCGCCAGCACCATTACGCTAACGCCCGGCACCGTATCGGCCAACCTGCGCCTGGACGGTAAATCGCTGTTGATTCATGCGCTGGACGTTGACGATCCCGAGGTACTGGTAGCGCAGATTCGCGAGCGCTACGAGCAACCGCTCAAGGAGATCTACGAATGCTGA
- a CDS encoding K+/H+ antiporter subunit F, with amino-acid sequence MLSIALPIALTLVIMALLMNLYRLAVGPRLPDRVMALDTMYVNSIALIVLLGFWLGNKIYFEAALLIAMLGFISTVAICKYILRGDIIE; translated from the coding sequence ATGCTGAGTATCGCGCTACCTATCGCGCTTACGCTGGTGATCATGGCGCTGTTGATGAACCTTTATCGTCTGGCCGTCGGCCCACGTCTCCCGGACCGCGTGATGGCGCTGGATACCATGTACGTCAACTCCATTGCGCTGATCGTGCTGCTGGGTTTCTGGCTGGGTAACAAGATCTACTTTGAAGCTGCCTTGTTAATCGCCATGCTCGGCTTTATCAGCACCGTGGCGATCTGCAAGTATATTCTGCGGGGGGACATCATCGAATGA
- a CDS encoding Na+/H+ antiporter subunit G yields MIIIDAVVAILLISGGTFAFIGSLGMVVLKDFYMRLHGPTKVTTLGIGCMLIASMLYFWRLEGIISIQEMLITLFLFITAPVSAHLLAKTGLHMQLKRADKTQGEPLELRQEEVGDKPVPHPDHSHG; encoded by the coding sequence ATGATTATTATCGACGCCGTGGTGGCAATTTTGCTGATTTCCGGGGGCACTTTTGCCTTTATTGGTTCGCTGGGCATGGTGGTGCTGAAAGACTTTTATATGCGCCTGCACGGCCCCACCAAGGTCACCACCTTGGGTATCGGCTGTATGCTGATCGCCTCGATGCTGTATTTCTGGCGCCTTGAAGGCATCATCAGTATCCAGGAAATGCTGATTACGCTGTTTTTATTTATTACCGCGCCGGTCAGCGCTCACCTGCTGGCCAAAACCGGCCTGCATATGCAGCTCAAGCGCGCAGACAAAACCCAGGGTGAACCGTTGGAGCTGCGTCAGGAAGAAGTGGGCGACAAGCCCGTCCCGCATCCGGACCACAGCCACGGCTAG
- a CDS encoding YbfB/YjiJ family MFS transporter, giving the protein MINQKELPALFTGMMATLAGIGVARFAYTPLLPAIIQAEWFSPSQAAYLGAANLLGYLIGALAGHPLSERFSTRGLFGLCFAGIALSFLLCAGPNSFGWFFIWRLVAGIAGAILVVVGPSLALTATPPARRTGVGTLVFTGIGLGTLVSALVVPALLAVSLTATWIALGVLIIIAGIFCDHNLVQLTLSPPHAAPDSPPSDAHQEHPQKAQGHPEQAHKKPAGLALVIALVMMAYALDAIGFVPHTVFWVDYLAREKALGAHAASLQWVIFGVGAVSGPFIVSWMTRRLGWHRGLVLAFLTKAAAVALPLLSIAFISRSASSFLVGAMIPGIVALTSGRLAELAGPTQHKRLWGQATATFAAAQAFSGYGMSALYDVWHTYTPLYAIGSAVLASGLLLALLSQLVYRRTHAA; this is encoded by the coding sequence ATGATTAACCAAAAAGAGTTGCCGGCGTTATTCACCGGCATGATGGCGACGCTGGCCGGCATTGGCGTTGCCCGTTTTGCCTATACGCCGCTATTGCCGGCGATTATTCAGGCCGAGTGGTTCAGCCCCAGCCAGGCCGCTTATCTGGGCGCGGCCAACCTGCTGGGCTATTTGATCGGGGCATTAGCCGGCCACCCGCTTTCCGAGCGCTTTTCAACCCGGGGCTTGTTTGGCCTGTGCTTTGCCGGCATCGCCCTGAGCTTTCTGCTGTGCGCAGGCCCCAATAGCTTCGGCTGGTTTTTTATCTGGCGGCTGGTGGCGGGCATTGCGGGGGCCATTCTTGTGGTCGTGGGGCCGTCGCTTGCCCTCACGGCGACGCCGCCTGCACGGCGCACCGGCGTGGGCACGCTGGTGTTCACCGGCATTGGGCTCGGCACGCTGGTATCGGCGCTGGTGGTGCCGGCGCTGCTGGCCGTCAGCCTGACGGCCACCTGGATCGCACTGGGCGTGCTGATCATCATCGCGGGGATATTTTGCGACCATAATCTCGTGCAGCTGACTCTTTCACCACCTCATGCCGCGCCGGACTCACCCCCAAGCGATGCCCATCAAGAGCATCCTCAAAAAGCACAGGGCCATCCAGAACAGGCTCATAAAAAACCCGCCGGACTCGCACTGGTTATAGCGCTGGTGATGATGGCCTATGCGCTGGACGCGATCGGCTTTGTCCCGCATACCGTTTTCTGGGTGGACTACCTCGCCCGGGAAAAAGCGCTGGGCGCCCACGCCGCCTCGTTGCAGTGGGTCATCTTTGGCGTTGGCGCAGTATCGGGGCCGTTTATCGTCAGTTGGATGACAAGGCGGCTGGGCTGGCACAGGGGCCTGGTACTCGCCTTTCTGACCAAGGCGGCGGCCGTGGCGCTGCCGCTGCTGTCCATCGCGTTTATCAGCCGGTCAGCGTCGTCCTTTTTGGTCGGCGCGATGATTCCCGGCATCGTCGCCCTTACCTCAGGGCGGCTGGCCGAGCTCGCCGGCCCTACGCAGCACAAACGCCTGTGGGGACAGGCCACCGCCACCTTTGCCGCCGCGCAGGCGTTTTCCGGCTACGGCATGTCCGCCCTGTATGACGTGTGGCATACCTATACGCCGCTGTATGCGATCGGCAGCGCGGTGCTGGCAAGCGGCCTGCTGCTGGCGCTACTCAGCCAGCTGGTGTATCGCAGAACCCATGCCGCCTGA
- the serB gene encoding phosphoserine phosphatase SerB, translating into MSENALMLTLLGDTLPAAFLTEAEALVARHGLTVERREWLSDENSGACVAYWLTGESADVEALRKEALALGNAQGVDVAIQPSGEWQGHRRLVCFDMDSTLIKTEVIDELARRHGVGDEVAAVTEQAMRGELDFKQSFRARMAKLEGLDEAVLADIAAHLPLMDGLETLMATLKQQGYRTAIISGGFTYFARHLQERFGFDEIHANELVIESGKVTGEVREPIVDAQRKAELLAQMAECQGLSLSQTVAVGDGANDLKMLARAGLGIAFRAKPLVREQARQSISTLGLDAVLYLLGHSRKEWRVK; encoded by the coding sequence ATGAGCGAAAACGCGCTGATGTTAACGCTGCTGGGCGACACGCTGCCGGCGGCGTTTTTGACCGAGGCGGAAGCGCTGGTGGCCCGCCACGGGTTGACGGTCGAGCGCCGTGAATGGCTGTCGGACGAAAACAGCGGCGCCTGCGTAGCCTATTGGCTGACCGGCGAGAGCGCTGACGTCGAAGCGCTGCGCAAAGAGGCGCTGGCGCTGGGCAACGCCCAGGGTGTTGACGTCGCTATTCAGCCAAGCGGCGAATGGCAAGGCCACCGCCGGCTGGTGTGCTTCGACATGGACTCAACGCTGATCAAGACCGAAGTCATCGACGAGCTGGCGCGCCGGCACGGCGTGGGCGATGAAGTGGCGGCGGTGACCGAACAGGCCATGCGCGGCGAGCTGGATTTCAAGCAGAGCTTTCGTGCGCGCATGGCCAAACTGGAAGGGTTGGATGAAGCGGTGCTGGCTGATATCGCCGCCCATCTTCCGCTGATGGACGGCCTTGAAACACTGATGGCGACGTTAAAGCAGCAGGGCTACCGCACGGCGATTATTTCCGGAGGCTTTACCTACTTTGCCCGCCACCTGCAGGAACGCTTTGGCTTCGATGAGATTCACGCCAACGAGCTGGTGATTGAAAGCGGCAAGGTCACCGGCGAAGTGCGCGAGCCCATTGTTGATGCCCAGCGCAAAGCGGAGCTGCTGGCGCAAATGGCCGAGTGCCAGGGGCTCAGCTTGAGCCAGACCGTCGCCGTGGGCGACGGCGCCAACGATCTAAAAATGCTCGCCAGAGCGGGGCTGGGCATTGCCTTTCGTGCCAAGCCGCTGGTGCGCGAGCAGGCGCGCCAGTCTATCTCGACGCTGGGGCTCGACGCGGTGCTTTACTTGTTGGGCCATAGTCGCAAGGAGTGGCGGGTTAAGTGA
- the parC gene encoding DNA topoisomerase IV subunit A, producing the protein MTMDIAVAEGDVERLSLRDYTEKAYLDYSMYVILDRALPNIGDGLKPVQRRIIYAMRELALSANAKYKKSARTVGDVLGKFHPHGDSACYEAMVLMAQPFSYRYPLVDGQGNWGSPDDPKSFAAMRYTEAKLSKFAEVLLAELGQGTVNWTPNFDGTMQEPTVLPAQLPHILLNGGTGIAVGMATDIVPHNVSEVVDATCHLLRHPEATTTDLMEYLPAPDFPTAAEIITPRADLKKLYEAGRGSIKMRARFEREGANIVITALPYQVSGAKVLEQIAAQMQAKKLPMVADLRDESTHEEPTRLVIEPRSSRVEVESLMAHLFATTDLEKNIRVNFNVIGLDGRPQVMSLPELLGQWLSFRRITVRRRLEHRLGKVEDRLHLLEGLLAAYLNLDEVIRIIREEDKPKAALIAAFGLSERQAEAVLELRLRQLAKLEEMKLRGEQDALEKERKHLQGLLGSEARLTTLIEKEIRTAGKEHGDARRSPLVEREDAKALSEVELLGADPITVVLSEKGWIRAAKGHDIDPTGLSYKAGDCFHLAAQGKTNQPLVLLDDTGRAYTLAAHNLPSARGQGEPVTGRVNVAAGAQMAGVLLAPPAQRFVLASDGGYGFVAQLEALTGKNKAGKATLTLPKGCSVLPPVAIPESDEALWAATISNEGRLLLFPLEQLPEMAKGKGIKMLDIPGARAARREEFVRDITVLADSDALVIHAGKRKLTIKPGDLSYYRGERGRRGSKLPRGFQKVDRLERQQSEGQKGKNE; encoded by the coding sequence ATGACCATGGATATTGCCGTGGCGGAAGGCGACGTTGAGCGCCTTTCTCTGCGCGACTACACCGAAAAAGCCTACCTCGACTACTCGATGTACGTCATTCTCGACCGCGCGCTGCCCAACATCGGCGACGGGCTCAAGCCCGTTCAGCGGCGCATTATTTATGCCATGCGCGAGCTGGCGCTTTCTGCCAACGCCAAGTACAAGAAGTCGGCGCGCACGGTGGGCGACGTGCTGGGCAAGTTTCATCCGCACGGCGACAGCGCCTGCTACGAAGCCATGGTGCTGATGGCGCAGCCGTTCAGCTACCGCTATCCGCTGGTAGACGGCCAGGGCAACTGGGGTAGTCCCGACGATCCCAAATCGTTCGCTGCCATGCGCTACACCGAGGCCAAGCTCTCGAAGTTTGCCGAAGTGCTGCTCGCCGAGCTGGGTCAGGGCACGGTGAACTGGACGCCCAACTTCGACGGCACCATGCAGGAACCCACGGTGCTGCCCGCGCAGCTGCCGCATATTCTGCTCAACGGCGGCACCGGCATTGCCGTGGGCATGGCCACCGATATCGTGCCGCACAACGTCAGCGAGGTGGTCGACGCCACCTGCCACCTGCTGCGCCATCCCGAGGCCACCACGACCGATTTGATGGAGTACCTGCCGGCGCCGGACTTTCCCACGGCGGCCGAGATCATCACCCCCCGTGCTGATCTGAAAAAGCTCTACGAGGCCGGGCGCGGGTCGATCAAGATGCGCGCTCGCTTCGAGCGCGAAGGCGCTAATATCGTGATTACCGCGCTGCCGTATCAGGTCAGCGGGGCCAAGGTGCTCGAACAGATTGCTGCGCAAATGCAGGCCAAAAAGCTGCCCATGGTCGCTGATCTGCGCGATGAATCGACCCACGAAGAGCCCACGCGGCTGGTGATCGAACCGCGCTCCAGCCGGGTCGAAGTGGAATCGCTGATGGCGCACCTGTTTGCCACCACCGATCTGGAAAAGAACATTCGCGTCAACTTCAACGTGATCGGGCTCGATGGCCGCCCCCAGGTGATGTCGCTGCCCGAGCTTTTGGGCCAGTGGCTGAGCTTTCGCCGGATCACGGTGCGCCGCCGCCTGGAGCACCGGCTGGGCAAGGTCGAAGACCGCCTGCATCTGCTGGAAGGGCTGCTGGCCGCCTACCTTAATCTTGACGAAGTGATTCGCATCATCCGCGAAGAGGACAAACCCAAGGCCGCGCTGATTGCCGCGTTTGGGCTGTCCGAACGCCAGGCCGAAGCTGTGCTGGAGCTGCGGCTGCGCCAGCTGGCCAAGCTGGAGGAAATGAAGCTCCGCGGCGAGCAGGACGCACTGGAAAAAGAACGCAAGCACCTGCAGGGGCTGTTGGGCAGCGAAGCCCGGCTGACCACGCTGATCGAGAAAGAAATCCGCACGGCGGGGAAAGAGCACGGCGATGCGCGCCGTTCGCCGCTGGTAGAGCGCGAAGACGCCAAAGCGCTGTCTGAGGTAGAACTGCTGGGCGCTGATCCGATCACCGTGGTGCTGTCCGAGAAAGGCTGGATTCGCGCCGCCAAAGGTCACGATATCGACCCGACGGGGCTGTCGTACAAGGCCGGCGATTGCTTCCATCTGGCCGCGCAGGGCAAGACCAACCAGCCGCTGGTGCTGCTTGACGATACCGGCCGCGCCTATACGCTGGCCGCGCACAACCTGCCCAGCGCTCGCGGGCAGGGCGAGCCGGTGACCGGACGCGTCAACGTGGCCGCCGGCGCGCAAATGGCCGGCGTGCTGTTGGCGCCTCCCGCCCAGCGCTTTGTGCTCGCCTCTGACGGCGGCTACGGCTTTGTCGCGCAGCTCGAGGCGTTAACCGGCAAGAACAAGGCCGGCAAAGCCACATTGACGCTGCCCAAAGGCTGCAGCGTGTTACCCCCGGTGGCCATTCCCGAAAGCGATGAAGCGCTGTGGGCGGCGACGATATCCAACGAAGGGCGGCTGCTGCTGTTCCCGCTGGAGCAGCTGCCCGAGATGGCCAAGGGCAAGGGCATCAAAATGCTCGATATCCCCGGCGCACGGGCGGCACGCCGCGAAGAGTTCGTTCGCGATATCACCGTGCTGGCCGATAGCGACGCGCTGGTGATCCACGCTGGCAAGCGCAAACTGACCATAAAACCCGGCGACTTGAGCTACTACCGCGGCGAACGCGGGCGGCGCGGGAGCAAACTGCCCCGCGGGTTTCAGAAAGTGGATCGCCTCGAGAGACAGCAAAGCGAAGGACAAAAAGGAAAAAATGAATGA
- the parE gene encoding DNA topoisomerase IV subunit B, with protein sequence MSQFDASQYGASSIEVLSGLEPVRKRPGMYTDTSRPNHLAQEVIDNSVDEALAGYANRVKVVLMPDGAIEVADDGRGMPIDTHPEHGVSGVELILTKLHSGGKFSASSYRFSGGLHGVGVSVVNALSRRLEVEVTRDGARHSMAFAHGDKVEELTYIGKAPKRATGTLLRFWPDESYFDSPKLAVGRLKHLLRAKAVLCPGLTVILVEPDGTTSEWQYADGLRDYLVEAIDGYEVLPAEPFLGHFSDDENGVDWAIQWLPEGGDTLVESYVNLIPTPLGGTHINGFRSGLLEALREFCEFRSLLPRGIKLTAEDLWERAAFVLSVKMLDPQFAGQTKERLSSRVISGFVSGVVKDAFSLWLNRHVAEGEALAELVINAAQRRQKKAKKVARKKVTSGPALPGKLADCSGQDPAQSELFLVEGDSAGGSAKQARNRETQAIMPLRGKILNTWEVETHDIYGSQEVHDIAVAIGADPGSADLAKLRYHKVCILADADSDGLHIATLLCALFVRHFPSLVDAGHVYVAMPPLYRIDLGKEVHYALDESEKASILKRLAKKRGTPNVQRFKGLGEMSPLQLRETTMAVDTRRLVQLTRTDGDGSEQMLDMLLAKKRAPDRKKWLEDYGNLADIDV encoded by the coding sequence ATGTCCCAGTTTGATGCCTCCCAGTACGGTGCCAGCTCGATTGAAGTCCTGTCAGGGCTCGAGCCGGTGCGCAAGCGCCCCGGCATGTATACCGATACCTCACGGCCCAACCACCTTGCCCAGGAGGTAATCGACAATAGCGTCGATGAGGCGCTGGCCGGTTATGCGAACCGGGTCAAGGTGGTGCTGATGCCCGACGGTGCCATCGAGGTCGCCGACGACGGCCGCGGGATGCCCATTGATACGCACCCCGAGCACGGCGTTTCCGGCGTCGAGCTGATCCTTACCAAGCTGCACTCGGGGGGCAAGTTTTCCGCTTCCAGCTACCGTTTTTCCGGCGGGTTGCACGGGGTCGGGGTGTCGGTGGTCAACGCGCTGTCGCGCCGGCTGGAGGTGGAGGTCACCCGCGATGGCGCGCGCCATTCCATGGCTTTTGCCCACGGCGATAAAGTCGAAGAGCTGACCTATATCGGCAAGGCGCCCAAGCGCGCCACCGGCACGCTGCTGCGTTTCTGGCCGGACGAAAGCTACTTTGACAGCCCCAAGCTGGCGGTGGGGCGCCTGAAACACCTGCTGCGCGCCAAGGCGGTGCTGTGCCCGGGGCTGACGGTGATTCTGGTCGAGCCCGACGGCACCACAAGCGAATGGCAGTACGCCGACGGGCTGCGCGACTATCTGGTCGAGGCCATTGATGGCTATGAGGTGCTGCCCGCTGAGCCGTTTCTGGGCCACTTCAGCGACGACGAGAACGGCGTGGACTGGGCCATCCAGTGGCTGCCCGAAGGCGGCGATACGCTGGTGGAATCCTACGTCAACCTGATCCCCACGCCGCTGGGCGGCACGCATATCAACGGCTTTCGCTCGGGCCTTCTGGAGGCACTACGCGAGTTTTGCGAATTTCGCAGCCTGCTGCCGCGGGGTATCAAGCTCACCGCCGAGGATCTCTGGGAGCGGGCGGCGTTTGTGCTTTCGGTGAAAATGCTCGACCCGCAGTTCGCTGGACAAACCAAAGAGCGATTGTCGTCGCGGGTGATCTCGGGGTTTGTCTCGGGCGTGGTCAAGGACGCCTTTTCGCTGTGGCTCAACCGCCACGTGGCCGAGGGCGAGGCGCTGGCCGAACTGGTGATCAACGCCGCTCAGCGGCGGCAGAAAAAGGCCAAAAAGGTCGCGCGTAAAAAGGTCACCTCGGGCCCCGCGCTGCCCGGCAAGCTGGCCGACTGCTCGGGGCAGGACCCGGCGCAAAGCGAGCTGTTTCTGGTTGAAGGCGACAGCGCCGGCGGCAGCGCCAAGCAGGCGCGCAACCGTGAAACCCAGGCCATCATGCCCCTGCGCGGCAAGATCCTGAACACCTGGGAAGTGGAAACCCACGATATTTACGGTTCGCAGGAAGTCCACGATATTGCCGTGGCCATCGGCGCGGACCCCGGCAGCGCCGACCTGGCCAAGCTGCGCTACCACAAGGTGTGTATTCTGGCCGACGCCGATTCCGACGGCCTGCACATCGCCACGCTGCTGTGCGCGCTGTTCGTGCGCCACTTCCCCAGCCTGGTGGATGCCGGCCACGTGTACGTGGCGATGCCGCCGCTGTACCGCATCGATCTGGGCAAGGAAGTGCACTACGCGCTGGATGAAAGCGAAAAAGCCTCGATTCTCAAACGCTTGGCGAAAAAGCGCGGCACGCCCAACGTCCAGCGCTTCAAGGGGCTTGGCGAAATGAGCCCGCTGCAGCTGCGTGAAACCACCATGGCCGTGGATACCCGCCGGCTGGTGCAGCTAACCCGCACTGACGGCGACGGCAGCGAGCAAATGCTGGATATGCTGCTGGCGAAAAAGCGCGCGCCCGACCGCAAGAAATGGCTGGAAGACTACGGCAACCTCGCCGATATCGACGTATAG